The genomic window GGCCGGTTGGGCCGCGAGGATTGACGGCAGATCATGTGTACACAAAGTATAATCAAGGGGTAAGTTAATTTCCGGAAGCGGATGCACAGTGATTTGGACAGAATCATAATTGGTACAGCCGGTGGAAGGTGCTGTGTATTGGTACACAAGCCAATGTGTTCCCGGTCCTGCAACCGAGGGACTATAGGATGTTCCCATTACTCCGGTGCCGCTCCAGATTCCGGGAACAGGACTGGCAAGTGAAGAAAGGGGAATCGTTGAACCATTCACGCATCTGGAGGGGGGAGTTCCGAACGAAATGGCAGGCAGGTTGTGTACCTTCACTGTCACTGTATCCATGCTTTCACAGATGACGCCCCCAATATTCTGGCGAACCAACACGCGATAGGTGGTGGTAATCAAAGGATTAACCTGCGTCTCACGATCCTTTCCTACAAGTACATCCGGGCTACCGATCTTATACCAGAAATATTGATAATTAAGTTCATTGACAGAGAGCGTAGCCGTATCTCCTATACAAATTTCAGTAGGTGTGGCAATGGCGTTCACTTCCGGATTTACAATAAACCTGATCGTATCAGTATTTGAGCATCCTATTGAATCGCTCACTTTCAGCTCATAAATCCCTGAGTCAGTCAGGCTGATGTTCAACACTGTATCCACCAAAGTATTTGCACTCAAATTGGTCCAGCGATAGGTCAGCAGACTGTCCAGTGTGTCCCTGAGGTTAAGTACCGGCTTAATCAGGAAACTATCTCCACCACATATCCGCTGATCAGGTCCTGCATCTACATCCGGGATGAGTTTGGCCTTAAAAACAACAGAGTCCTGATTATAGCAACCTATAGTGTCCTTAATGCTTAGGGTAAACATAGTGTCTTTTATAAGCTGGAATGCAATGCTGCCGGTAGTGGCGCCATTGCTCCATAAAAAGCTGTCAGCCTCCCCGGGCTGGATCACAGGATTGATCTGGATAATTTCTTTTTCACAAAGTACAGTGTCCGGGCCGAGGTCAAGCGTGGTAAATTCGGGAACATCCAGTGTGTCATGATAGGTCCTGTTACAGCCAATAGCGGTTATCGTCAGGGAATAAGGCAGCTTTCCATATTGTTGGAACTGATGGTTGAAGGATTTTCGATCAGCGTACATTCCCCCCACGCCTCTCCATTCAACCAAAGCTGAAAGAGGCGTAGTGCTGGCAGAAAACGAATAATTACCACAGCCGTTTGCGGTTATCGTATCCGTAGCTTTCGGAAGGGGTTTCACTAGAATTCTGTAGGAACGAATAGTTGTGGCTCTCACCGGGCAGGCATCATCCTGAACCTGTACGGTAAAGAAGTATGGAACCGAACTGGCATCCGACTCTTTGGGCGTCCAGCAGAAAGTCCCTGTCGGGAGTCGCCCGCCCGAAGTGGTAAATGTGGCACCGGGAATACCACCGTTCCATGACATGCTAACGGTATCAGTATTATCCTGATCATCCGAATGAACTGTAAAGCAAAGCTGGCTGCCTGCACATACCTCAACATTGAAAACAGGTTTATTATCCATGCCTGAAACTACCGGAGCATTGTTGGCCGGGCAATTCAAAACAATAATCTGAATATCCCGCCTTGTTTCACCGATTTTCACACCATTCCGGTATTCTTCCACCTTCATGGCAAAAACCGTTTGCTGTGCCACCATGGGTTTGAACATCAGGTCGCCTGTTGCTGAATCGAGGTGAAATCCCCTGCATTGGGGTGGGTTAAACGGAAGGCTCGCATTGGGAAATCCCAGAAAATATATAGGTTTATCGTAGGAATATGGGGATGTATAATTGCCGGCCGAACCATTGTTGAGGAGAGGTGGAGCAAACGAATATACCAGTGAATCGCCATCATCATCCACTACACCCTGGTTGTAAATAAAACACTGACCGGCACAGAGGACGGCCAGCGGAGGATTGGTAAACCGGGGCGAACTGTTGCAGGGTTGTGCGCATTTATTCAGATTGGCATTTACATAAAAGCTGCCGTTGGCAAGCCCCGTGGTAATGGTAAGATTCCGGCAGCAGGAGGACCATGAGAGCGTATAGTTGCAACAGGTATCCGGCAGGTGGACAATAGTAGTAAAAAGATATACCTGAATTCCATAAGGAAAACTGCAACTGGAATTGGTACACCGTGTACAACTGCTTTTGCAAACCGGTGTAATGTCAGCGCCCACAGTCAGCGTGGTGGATACCGACTTCGTACCGCATGGCGAAGTGATCTGAAGATTTGGGATCTGACAAGGAGGAACTTCGCAGCCATTGCAATCGCGGTACATGGTGATGGTAACCAGAAAGCTATCATTGCCAACACACTTATATGTGATATCCGAACCCATGATATGATCCGCCCGGACAGGAGTCTGCCAGCCACATAATGTGAGAATTAATAGTGAGAGGAAGTATATTCTCCGCATGTTAAAAATTTGATTGGACCGCCTTTACGTACAAAGGAAGGAACATATTAAGTAAGTCACTTCCCGTAAACAAATCTCTGTAAAATAAGATTCACATCAGTGGAAATACCAGAATACCATAAAGACTATTTATTAAAATATATTTACAATACAGTATTGGTAGCCAATTAACCTTTATTGATACCTGAAATCGCAAAGTATTACAAATGAACATAAATGTACTGATAATTGTCCATAATGCGATCAAAATCTATGTAAAGGCAGGGAGCAACAGGTACTCAGGAAGTTTCTTATCTTTAAGATAGTGGTAAGATTTGCACCAAATCATCTTGCAACACAGATGAGAGTAAGGGAAACAATAAATTTTATAAAAAATCTTACAAGAAATTTGGTTCTATTTCAAAGATAGTTTAGTTTTGAATCGAAATACTTTATGAAGGTTTGAGATAGTAAAAAGGTATTTTAACTAACGATAAAATAATTCGGGCAAATGGCAATCTTAAAAGTTGTAGAATTTCAGGCTGAATCAACCAAGAGTTTTGATGATGCCACTAACAAGGCGATAGTGGAAGCCGGCAAAACAGGCCGCACCATTCGCTCGGTCTACATCACAGATTCACAAGCCAATGCCGCTGACGATAAAGTCACCTTTTATAAGGTTAGTACTAAAGTTACCCTTGAGGGGGATTGAGGGGTTTGCTGGTTCAAAAAGTGCCCGGCCTTTGGGCCGGGTGCTTTTTGATATTTTAATCCCTCTATAAATTCTCCTCTCCTCATCTGAAGGCCATTCCGTCCTTCTACGCCCTATTTCCTTTAAATTTGAAGCCTCTAAGCGTATCTTTATGGGGCACCATCATTCCCACCCGCAGCCGGAGAAAAACCTTCGTCTGGCCTTTTTTCTGAACCTGGGCTTTACAATCCTTGAAATTGCGGGCGGCCTTTATACCAACAGCATCGCTATTCTCTCCGATGCACTCCACGATCTTGGAGACAGCATAGCCTTGGGTATTTCCTACTTTCTGGAACGTAAATCCAAAAAGGGGGGGGACAGCAAATACTCCTTCGGTTATAGAAGATTCTCTCTTTTAGGAGCACTCCTCAACAGCATCTTGCTATTGGTGGGTGCGGGCATCGTACTCTGGCATGCCGTTCCCCGCATTTTTAATCCACAGCCTACTAAGGTGGAGGGCATGATAATTCTCGCTCTTATTGGCATTGCTGTCAATGGATTTGCTTTTCTGAAACTCAGGAAAACCAGTAGCTTAAATATGAAAGCAGCAGCCCTTCATCTGCTCGAAGATGTGATGGGCTGGATGGCCGTCCTGGTTGTCAGTATTGTCCTTCTTTTCTGGAAAGCTTTTGTACTGGACGCCCTACTCTCTATTGGCATTACGCTGTTTATCCTGTACAACGTGGTCCGCAATCTCCGGCATACTTTAAAAATATTTCTTCAGGGTGTGCCTGAGCATTTGGATATCCGGCAGATTGAAAACATAATTAATAGTATTCCGAAGGTAATTTCCACGCACCACACGCATATCTGGACAATGGATGGAGAACACCATATTCTCACAAGCCATATTGTGGTAGCGGATGGAACGAGCAAGGAAGATGTATTTCGGATCAAAGAAAAAACGCGCGAGGCGATGACCCAATTAAAAATTGATCATCTCACCCTTGAAGTGGAATTTCCTGAGGAAGACTGCCTAATGAGGGAGGAGCACTGCGGGGAAGCGCATTCACATTAATAGGTGGTAAATACCATTTTCTTGGTTTGCCGCACTTTTCCATCTACAACGAGCGAGTACAGGTAGCTGCCCTGAATCCCGTCTCCATGCCGGTACTGCACTTCATTCATTCCTTCATGCAGTTCCAATGAAATCCGTTTTAATACCCGGCCATTTTGATCGGTGATCTGTACATGGGCGTCATTATATTGCACCGGTCTGTTTACCAGTACCGTAATGTAAGTGGATTCGTCAAAAGGATTTGGCCGGTTTTGCAACAACTCAATCTCCTGTTGTGGCTTTTCCGGATTTTCGCCTATATTGTTGCCGATGGTAAAACGCTCACCTGAAAACAGGCTCTCTACCCCTTTATCATCTATAGAGGCAACGCTTACAAAATATTTATCTGCAGGATACGCCATAGGGATGGTCTCTTCAAGCCCGTTCATTGTGTAAACGCTGTCCCAGTCATTCGTTTCAGATCTGACACCCACGCGGTATTGAGCATATTGTTTCTGTTTCGTTATTTTAATGGTCAGAACATTTTCACTTGCATTGGTCAGGTCAAAATCCGGTGTTTCCGGACCCATGGCGATCATGGCTGCCGCCACACCATTGATTGTCGCATTTCTAGCGAGATACCGGAAACTCACGTAAAAGCTATCAAGTATTCCATCCATGTCGGTATCCACGCCCAGAACGTCACGGGTACTGTGTTGCCGGTCATGGTAAGCCGAGTCGGCACTGGCATCGCCATGCTCATTTGCGGCCGTAAATCTCACTGCCGCAATATTGCTGTTGCTGAACGGAATATGATCTCCTCCCCTGCCTGTTCGATCCACCGGACTCATAATTTGAATTTCCATCGGTACATCCACCAACGGTTTCAGTTGCTCCTGATATTCCAGCTTTACAAAACGCGCTAGTCCTTTGTCATCTGAATTATACCCGCCATGAGAAAAGATCCGGACATGCGTACTATCTACATTTCCAGGTCCGGGGCAGCCGGGTGGCGAAGCCGTTTCTCCACAGAGAATCCCTCCTATTACGTCATTATTCAGCACTGCTTTCAGCGCTATCTGTTTTTCTAGCACGTAATTCAGAAAGGCCTGCGCACCGATCAAGCCCTGCTCCTCGCCAGTAGTAGCCATAAAAACGATGGTATTCCGGAAGGTGAATTTTCCCATCACGCGCGCTAGTTCCATTACCAGGGCAGTCCCACTGCCATTATCTTCTGCACCACCCGCAAAGCATGAAGTATCGCATCGTTCTTCGCAGCGGCTGTCTATGTGCCCTTCTATCAGGATAAGCGGTGCTGCAGGATCCGTTCCCGGTAATATCGAAAGCACATTTTTATGCTGGCCTACTCCGCAGATGTCAATATCAAACTGAAGGAATGAGGTCACCAGCCGATTTTCATTTTGGCTCCGGAACCCATTAAATTTCGACAATACCCATCTGCGGGCAGCGCCTATTCCCTCTACATCCGAAAGGGTATCAGAGGCCGAATGGCGGGTGTCAAAACTTACGAGAACCTCCAGATATCTTTTCAGAGAATCCGGAGATATTTCCCGGTTCAGCGCTTCCGAGATCAGGTCAGGATCGGTGATGGCATGGGAGGAGGCATAGTGTGCCGGATCATAGTTGCCAAGCATTACCTGCTCTGCAACAGGGTTGGTCGTAAAAATATTGGATTGGGAATTGGCCCTGGAAATCATCAAAACAAAAAACAGGGAAAGCAGCAGTGAATATTTCATAGCGGTATGTTATTGAATCTTTCAAAGCTACAAAACCCCGCACATCCTGCGAATGAAAATTATGACTCCGGAAGAACGTTACTTCAGGCGCTCAGGCGTGTTTCCACCTGTGGCGCGACAAGATGCTCTTTCCTGCCCAACTCACGCAGAAAGCGGGTATGGGAGCCAATAGCGCCTAAAAAGGAAGGATTGTGAATGTAAGGCAGGCCAAATTCCTTCGCTGTGTTTTCCACGATCCGAGAAAGATCTTTGTAATGGACGTGACAAATCCGGGGAAACAGGTGATGCTCTATCTGGAAATTCAATCCACCACAGAAGAAGGTGGCTAAAAAACTGTTGTTGGCAAAATTTGCCGTGGTATACATCTGATGCACCGCCCAGGAATTCTCTATTCGCCCTTTTTCATCCGGAAGGGGGAAGTCTGTTCCTTCCACCACATGGGCCAATGCAAACACGATAGCCAGAGTTAATCCTTCAAAAACATGCATTACCAAAAAACCGAGCAAAATCTGCCACCACGCAAAATCTATCACCAACAGGGGCACTGCGATATACAGGGCATAATAAAGAAGCTTGAAACCAAACAAATTATAGTACTCCTTGCGGGGCCGGTGGCGGTTATCATAGTTGCCGATCTTAGCCTTAAAAAATTTGACATAATCCTTTGAGAATACCCAGGAAAGAGAGGCCAGCGCATAAAGGGCAAAAACATAGATGTGCTGATATCTGTGTATTTTCCAGAGTTCCTGATGGGGGGACATGCGCAAGATCGGAACTGACTGAATGTCTTCATCATGTCCTTCGATATTAGTGAAAGAGTGATGCACTACGTTGTGCATAATATTCCAGTTATAGGCATTAGCACCGATCAGGTTAAACAGCAGCCCCAGATATTTATTCACCTTTTCGTTTTTTGAGTAGGCACCGTGGATTGCATCATGGCAAATGTTCAGGCCAATAAAAGCAGTAAAAATCCCCAGCACCGACCAAAGAAGAAACATCACCGGCAGGCTGTAATTGGCCAGGATTAACAGTAAATATGAACCTACTGTAACCGAGAGAATAAAAATGGTCTTAAAGATCATGTGGCCATTGGCATTCTTTGATTTGCCTGAAGCGGTGAAATAGTCATCTACCCGCGTTTTCAGGGTGGCGTAGAAATCCTTCTGTTTTGAAT from Bacteroidia bacterium includes these protein-coding regions:
- a CDS encoding PKD domain-containing protein, whose amino-acid sequence is MRRIYFLSLLILTLCGWQTPVRADHIMGSDITYKCVGNDSFLVTITMYRDCNGCEVPPCQIPNLQITSPCGTKSVSTTLTVGADITPVCKSSCTRCTNSSCSFPYGIQVYLFTTIVHLPDTCCNYTLSWSSCCRNLTITTGLANGSFYVNANLNKCAQPCNSSPRFTNPPLAVLCAGQCFIYNQGVVDDDGDSLVYSFAPPLLNNGSAGNYTSPYSYDKPIYFLGFPNASLPFNPPQCRGFHLDSATGDLMFKPMVAQQTVFAMKVEEYRNGVKIGETRRDIQIIVLNCPANNAPVVSGMDNKPVFNVEVCAGSQLCFTVHSDDQDNTDTVSMSWNGGIPGATFTTSGGRLPTGTFCWTPKESDASSVPYFFTVQVQDDACPVRATTIRSYRILVKPLPKATDTITANGCGNYSFSASTTPLSALVEWRGVGGMYADRKSFNHQFQQYGKLPYSLTITAIGCNRTYHDTLDVPEFTTLDLGPDTVLCEKEIIQINPVIQPGEADSFLWSNGATTGSIAFQLIKDTMFTLSIKDTIGCYNQDSVVFKAKLIPDVDAGPDQRICGGDSFLIKPVLNLRDTLDSLLTYRWTNLSANTLVDTVLNISLTDSGIYELKVSDSIGCSNTDTIRFIVNPEVNAIATPTEICIGDTATLSVNELNYQYFWYKIGSPDVLVGKDRETQVNPLITTTYRVLVRQNIGGVICESMDTVTVKVHNLPAISFGTPPSRCVNGSTIPLSSLASPVPGIWSGTGVMGTSYSPSVAGPGTHWLVYQYTAPSTGCTNYDSVQITVHPLPEINLPLDYTLCTHDLPSILAAQPAGGTWSGNGVLVNGIQYQFDPAVAGPGTHQLIYTLNDLNNCTNKDTLYITVYQSPDPKINKPADVCIGAPAIPLSATPSGGIFSGLHVSGQNFIPAVAGTFVIKYEFQGAGGCVVIDSTTITVNPLPQVTVSAAISKVCVNGDPVVLNGASSSPGNGTWTGPGVSGSQFDPGIAGAGNFYLNYIFTDNYGCINEDSVNLNVQELPVVNISGTPVLCKDAEFKLNASYTGAAGISWITLGDGVFSDMNGLETGYTPGTNDQNMGYFDIKLSSLSVANNVCETVFDSARVEMHPTPKPDFIADTLRGCSPLTVKFSDRTTIAEGSIAAYAWEFGDGNSDSSQSPMHTFEEAGLYDVKLWVQSDKSCKNEVTMHQYIEVLLVPDAAFSITPEITTIDLPEFSFNDKSSKTINASYKWFFDDFTKADGGTSQEQHPVYAYSDTGQYHVRMIVTNDNGCSDTAQQTAVVLPEVLVFVPNVFSPNLSGPSANETFRIRVFGIESFVLQVYNRWGELLYETNDPDNGWNGTYSGEPVGEDVYLYVVKVTDAFHNNYSYTGTVTLLR
- a CDS encoding dodecin family protein, giving the protein MAILKVVEFQAESTKSFDDATNKAIVEAGKTGRTIRSVYITDSQANAADDKVTFYKVSTKVTLEGD
- a CDS encoding cation diffusion facilitator family transporter produces the protein MGHHHSHPQPEKNLRLAFFLNLGFTILEIAGGLYTNSIAILSDALHDLGDSIALGISYFLERKSKKGGDSKYSFGYRRFSLLGALLNSILLLVGAGIVLWHAVPRIFNPQPTKVEGMIILALIGIAVNGFAFLKLRKTSSLNMKAAALHLLEDVMGWMAVLVVSIVLLFWKAFVLDALLSIGITLFILYNVVRNLRHTLKIFLQGVPEHLDIRQIENIINSIPKVISTHHTHIWTMDGEHHILTSHIVVADGTSKEDVFRIKEKTREAMTQLKIDHLTLEVEFPEEDCLMREEHCGEAHSH
- a CDS encoding M28 family peptidase, translated to MKYSLLLSLFFVLMISRANSQSNIFTTNPVAEQVMLGNYDPAHYASSHAITDPDLISEALNREISPDSLKRYLEVLVSFDTRHSASDTLSDVEGIGAARRWVLSKFNGFRSQNENRLVTSFLQFDIDICGVGQHKNVLSILPGTDPAAPLILIEGHIDSRCEERCDTSCFAGGAEDNGSGTALVMELARVMGKFTFRNTIVFMATTGEEQGLIGAQAFLNYVLEKQIALKAVLNNDVIGGILCGETASPPGCPGPGNVDSTHVRIFSHGGYNSDDKGLARFVKLEYQEQLKPLVDVPMEIQIMSPVDRTGRGGDHIPFSNSNIAAVRFTAANEHGDASADSAYHDRQHSTRDVLGVDTDMDGILDSFYVSFRYLARNATINGVAAAMIAMGPETPDFDLTNASENVLTIKITKQKQYAQYRVGVRSETNDWDSVYTMNGLEETIPMAYPADKYFVSVASIDDKGVESLFSGERFTIGNNIGENPEKPQQEIELLQNRPNPFDESTYITVLVNRPVQYNDAHVQITDQNGRVLKRISLELHEGMNEVQYRHGDGIQGSYLYSLVVDGKVRQTKKMVFTTY
- a CDS encoding acyl-CoA desaturase, encoding MTTRIKFNNSKQKDFYATLKTRVDDYFTASGKSKNANGHMIFKTIFILSVTVGSYLLLILANYSLPVMFLLWSVLGIFTAFIGLNICHDAIHGAYSKNEKVNKYLGLLFNLIGANAYNWNIMHNVVHHSFTNIEGHDEDIQSVPILRMSPHQELWKIHRYQHIYVFALYALASLSWVFSKDYVKFFKAKIGNYDNRHRPRKEYYNLFGFKLLYYALYIAVPLLVIDFAWWQILLGFLVMHVFEGLTLAIVFALAHVVEGTDFPLPDEKGRIENSWAVHQMYTTANFANNSFLATFFCGGLNFQIEHHLFPRICHVHYKDLSRIVENTAKEFGLPYIHNPSFLGAIGSHTRFLRELGRKEHLVAPQVETRLSA